One genomic region from Hoeflea algicola encodes:
- the betA gene encoding choline dehydrogenase codes for MQADFVIIGAGSAGSAMAARLSEDGKHSVIVIEHGGSDFGPFIQMPAALSYPMNMGLYDWGYTTEPEPNLGNRRLAAPRGKVIGGSSSINGMVFVRGHAGDFNHWADQGATGWSFADVLPYFKRMETSHQNGGIGGEEGWRGTDGPLHVQRGPAENPLFAAFIEAGRQAGYGVTDDYNGSRQEGFGLMEQTIHKGQRWSTAEAYLKPALKRKNVSLVRALARRVVIKNQRATGVEIERGGTMETISAKREVIIAASAFNSPKLLMLSGIGPGAHLAEHGIDVIADRPGVGANLQDHLEVYIQQECIQPITLYSKLNLFSKAIIGAQWLFLRRGLGTSNQFEACGFIRSEAGVPYPDIQFHFLPGAIRYDGKAAAPMHGFQAHVGPMRSASRGDVRLRSGDAKAAPVIRFNYMSHAEDWQEFRRAVRITREVFAQAAFDPYRGMEIQPGADVQSDDELDGFIREHAESAYHPCGTCRMGRADDATAVVDPETRVIGVDGLRVADSSIFPRVTNGNLNGPSIMTGEKAADHILGRTPLPPSNLEPWTNPDWRETDRLQPA; via the coding sequence ATGCAAGCAGATTTCGTCATCATCGGCGCCGGTTCGGCAGGCTCCGCCATGGCTGCGCGGTTAAGCGAGGACGGCAAGCACTCGGTGATTGTCATCGAGCATGGCGGCTCGGATTTCGGCCCCTTCATCCAGATGCCGGCGGCGCTTTCCTATCCAATGAACATGGGGCTCTACGACTGGGGTTACACCACCGAACCGGAACCCAATCTGGGTAACCGCCGACTCGCAGCACCACGTGGCAAGGTGATCGGCGGCTCGTCCTCGATCAACGGCATGGTGTTCGTCCGCGGCCACGCCGGCGATTTCAACCATTGGGCCGACCAGGGAGCCACAGGCTGGTCGTTTGCCGATGTGCTGCCCTATTTCAAACGCATGGAAACCTCGCACCAGAACGGCGGCATCGGCGGCGAAGAGGGCTGGCGCGGTACCGACGGGCCGCTGCATGTGCAGCGTGGACCGGCCGAAAATCCGCTGTTTGCGGCGTTCATCGAAGCCGGCCGCCAGGCAGGATACGGAGTGACCGACGACTATAACGGTTCCCGTCAGGAAGGCTTCGGGCTGATGGAGCAGACCATCCACAAGGGTCAGCGCTGGTCGACGGCCGAAGCCTATCTCAAGCCCGCGCTGAAACGCAAAAACGTCAGCCTCGTCAGGGCTCTGGCGCGGCGGGTTGTCATCAAGAATCAACGCGCCACCGGGGTCGAGATCGAGCGCGGCGGCACGATGGAGACCATCAGCGCCAAGCGCGAGGTGATCATCGCCGCTTCCGCCTTCAACTCGCCCAAGCTGTTGATGCTGTCGGGCATCGGCCCGGGGGCCCATCTGGCGGAACATGGTATCGACGTGATTGCCGACCGGCCCGGCGTGGGTGCCAATCTGCAGGACCATCTGGAAGTCTATATCCAGCAGGAATGCATCCAGCCGATCACGCTCTATTCCAAGCTCAACCTGTTCTCCAAGGCGATCATCGGCGCGCAATGGCTGTTCCTCAGGCGCGGGCTCGGCACCTCCAACCAGTTCGAGGCCTGCGGTTTCATTCGCTCTGAAGCGGGTGTGCCCTACCCCGATATCCAGTTCCATTTTCTGCCCGGCGCGATCCGCTATGACGGCAAGGCAGCCGCACCGATGCACGGTTTTCAGGCCCATGTCGGGCCGATGCGCTCGGCCTCGCGCGGCGATGTTCGGCTGCGCTCGGGCGACGCCAAGGCGGCCCCGGTGATCCGCTTCAACTACATGAGCCATGCCGAAGACTGGCAGGAGTTTCGCAGAGCTGTGCGGATTACCCGCGAGGTGTTCGCGCAAGCGGCGTTCGATCCCTATCGCGGAATGGAAATCCAGCCGGGCGCAGATGTCCAGAGCGATGACGAACTCGACGGCTTCATCCGCGAGCACGCCGAAAGCGCCTACCATCCCTGCGGTACCTGCCGGATGGGTCGGGCCGACGACGCCACCGCCGTGGTCGATCCGGAAACCCGGGTGATCGGCGTCGACGGGTTGAGGGTGGCCGACTCGTCGATCTTCCCGCGGGTGACCAATGGCAATCTCAACGGTCCGTCGATCATGACCGGCGAGAAGGCTGCCGACCACATTCTCGGCCGCACGCCGTTGCCGCCGAGCAATCTCGAGCCCTGGACCAATCCGGACTGGCGCGAGACCGACCGGCTGCAACCGGCCTGA
- the tnpC gene encoding IS66 family transposase gives MDRTDLQQLSKDELIEMVLRLQRPSKDSRTSSKPPSTDKKEKRVNSRPGGAKPGHEPHNRVLADFADMFRDHEPTACKRCGHAFSGDDTMVLAGAYDEIDIPAIRPHVTRHRRFSCHCPQCGTTTKATAPAVATATPFGPGIHALAIYLKSFHALSYERLSGVFMDIFGLNVSEGAIMNMFSRSRPSFQATAQAAKASLRAARVVASDETGVRIEGTNAQHWVFHCKDAVVHQPDYSRAARVVHETMGGHVPEVWISDRYSAQQSHGHRHQTCLAHLARDTAFALEHGEDDLPLRFQLWFGRVFDFARAISTFAASTVASKKRKFDKQLAGLLCAPTSCDLAQKLQAKIGRARDQLLTFCDYPGEVDVTNNTSERKLRPWVIQRKVTNGYRAMWAAQAEADVRTTIDTARLKGANPFQVIASVLA, from the coding sequence ATGGATCGGACTGATTTGCAGCAGCTGAGCAAGGACGAATTGATCGAGATGGTGCTTCGGCTCCAACGGCCTTCCAAGGATTCTCGGACGTCTTCCAAGCCGCCCTCGACGGACAAGAAAGAGAAACGCGTCAACTCACGACCGGGTGGAGCCAAGCCCGGGCATGAACCCCACAATAGGGTGCTGGCGGATTTTGCCGACATGTTTCGCGATCATGAACCGACCGCCTGCAAGAGATGCGGCCATGCGTTTTCCGGTGATGATACGATGGTGCTGGCCGGGGCCTATGACGAGATCGATATTCCTGCGATCCGTCCTCATGTCACCCGGCATCGGCGTTTTTCCTGTCATTGCCCGCAATGCGGCACGACAACAAAAGCCACCGCACCTGCCGTGGCAACCGCAACGCCGTTCGGGCCAGGCATTCACGCGCTGGCGATCTACCTCAAGAGTTTCCATGCATTGTCTTACGAACGCCTGAGCGGTGTGTTCATGGATATCTTCGGCCTTAATGTGAGCGAGGGCGCGATCATGAACATGTTTTCCCGCTCCCGTCCGAGCTTCCAGGCCACAGCACAGGCCGCCAAGGCCAGCCTTCGAGCCGCCCGCGTTGTCGCCAGCGACGAAACCGGTGTGCGTATCGAGGGCACAAATGCCCAACACTGGGTTTTTCATTGCAAGGATGCTGTTGTCCACCAGCCCGATTACTCCCGTGCAGCACGGGTCGTTCACGAGACCATGGGCGGCCATGTCCCCGAGGTATGGATATCTGATCGGTATTCAGCCCAGCAATCTCACGGCCATCGACATCAAACCTGCCTTGCACATTTGGCGCGTGATACAGCCTTTGCGCTGGAACATGGCGAGGATGATCTCCCTCTTCGCTTCCAGCTTTGGTTTGGCCGTGTGTTTGATTTCGCCAGAGCCATAAGCACATTCGCTGCGTCTACCGTCGCAAGCAAGAAGCGCAAATTCGATAAACAGCTTGCCGGGCTTCTATGCGCCCCGACTTCGTGCGACCTGGCCCAAAAGCTCCAGGCCAAGATCGGGCGGGCCCGCGATCAGCTGCTGACGTTTTGCGACTATCCCGGAGAAGTCGATGTCACCAACAACACATCTGAGCGAAAGCTCCGTCCATGGGTCATTCAGCGAAAGGTGACAAACGGATATCGCGCCATGTGGGCCGCCCAAGCCGAGGCGGATGTACGCACGACCATCGACACCGCCCGCCTCAAAGGCGCAAACCCCTTCCAGGTCATCGCATCCGTCCTGGCATAG
- the betB gene encoding betaine-aldehyde dehydrogenase, which yields MKAQPAASHHIAGTYVEDDAGAVIESIYPATGELNARLYSATPAIVEQAVAAAKAAQPAWAALKGVERGRILLRTAEILRARNEEISRVETLDTGKAIQETLVADAASAADALEYFGGLAGAITGEHVDLGGDFVYTRREALGVCAGIGAWNYPIQIAAWKSAPALACGNAFIFKPSEMTPLTALLLAEAFKDAGLPAGIFNVVQGYGDVGAALASHPDIAKVSLTGSVPTGAKVLAAAAPTIKSVTMELGGKSPILVFDDANMEDAIGGAMLGNFYSTGQICSNGTRVFVQRGMHDRFLERLRERTEAIRIGDPLDPETHLGPMVSIAQRDKVLGYIESGKREGARLVTGGGVPELQGFENGAWIQPTVFADVSDDMAIAREEIFGPVMSVLAFDDEEEALSRANDTQFGLAAGVFTADLTRAHRVVAKLEAGTTWINTYNLTPVEAPFGGVKQSGIGRENSRAAIEHYTRLKSVYVATGPVDSPY from the coding sequence ATGAAAGCACAACCAGCTGCCTCCCATCACATTGCCGGCACCTATGTCGAAGACGATGCCGGTGCGGTGATCGAAAGCATCTATCCTGCCACCGGTGAACTCAACGCCCGACTTTATTCGGCAACGCCAGCCATCGTCGAGCAGGCCGTGGCCGCCGCCAAAGCCGCGCAACCGGCCTGGGCGGCGCTGAAGGGCGTCGAACGCGGCCGCATCCTGCTGCGCACCGCCGAGATCCTGCGTGCCCGCAACGAAGAAATCTCGCGGGTGGAAACGCTCGACACCGGCAAGGCCATCCAGGAAACGCTTGTGGCCGACGCCGCATCGGCTGCCGATGCGCTTGAATATTTCGGCGGACTGGCGGGTGCAATTACCGGCGAGCATGTCGATCTGGGCGGTGACTTTGTCTACACCCGCCGGGAAGCGTTGGGCGTCTGTGCAGGCATCGGCGCCTGGAACTATCCAATCCAGATTGCGGCCTGGAAATCCGCGCCGGCGCTTGCCTGCGGCAATGCCTTCATCTTCAAGCCCTCCGAGATGACGCCGCTGACAGCACTGCTGCTTGCCGAAGCCTTCAAGGATGCGGGCCTGCCAGCCGGCATTTTCAATGTGGTTCAGGGCTATGGCGATGTCGGCGCGGCACTCGCCAGCCATCCCGATATCGCCAAGGTGTCGCTGACCGGCTCGGTGCCGACCGGCGCCAAGGTGCTGGCGGCGGCAGCGCCGACCATCAAGTCGGTGACCATGGAACTGGGCGGCAAATCGCCGATCCTGGTGTTTGACGACGCCAACATGGAAGACGCCATCGGCGGGGCGATGCTCGGCAATTTCTATTCCACCGGGCAGATCTGCTCGAACGGCACACGGGTATTCGTGCAACGCGGCATGCATGACCGGTTCCTCGAGCGGTTGAGAGAGCGCACCGAGGCGATCCGCATCGGCGATCCGCTCGATCCCGAGACCCATCTGGGGCCGATGGTCTCGATCGCGCAGCGCGACAAGGTGCTTGGCTATATCGAGAGCGGCAAACGCGAAGGCGCGCGGCTAGTCACCGGCGGTGGCGTGCCGGAGCTCCAGGGCTTCGAGAATGGCGCCTGGATTCAGCCCACAGTGTTTGCCGATGTCAGCGACGATATGGCCATTGCTCGGGAAGAAATATTCGGTCCGGTGATGAGCGTGCTCGCCTTTGACGACGAGGAAGAGGCGCTCAGCCGCGCCAACGACACGCAGTTCGGTCTGGCCGCCGGCGTGTTCACCGCCGATCTGACGCGGGCACATCGTGTTGTCGCCAAACTCGAGGCCGGCACCACCTGGATCAACACCTATAACCTGACCCCGGTTGAGGCGCCGTTCGGCGGCGTCAAGCAATCGGGCATCGGGCGCGAGAATTCGCGCGCAGCGATCGAGCATTACACCCGCCTCAAGAGCGTCTACGTGGCCACCGGGCCTGTCGACAGCCCCTATTGA